One Candidatus Binataceae bacterium genomic region harbors:
- a CDS encoding ATPase, T2SS/T4P/T4SS family: MLNQHFGLSANPFQGSSVSAALYLGRAHREVLATLEWGLSEPSGFTLVTGETGTGKTTLIYSLLARSHPEVRIVHLSDPKLGFREMLGLVLAELNIRTRFSRLALVQGFNQALANLAPDRRLVLLLDEAQGLSDQTLEDLRLLANLPAATRTPLQLILVGQPELAARLRQPQLRQFNERIGARAQLSRLERREVAPYVDCRLGAVGGKATTIFSPSALRQLARHSEGLPRRINVLCHNAMLLAYVANQRRVGGGMVRAAAREYGGWLSARAGGSAPAPARPRLRRMGPLAAALMLGLAAWQGWEHGAPHSPARPARGGMPAARLVRNSAPRPLVTAMAPAAIAAGPGPMAQAHDSQRAPLAALPIPSVVSSLPAHRQIVIHPGDTVGALALQYLGSNAQQTLAQVARVNPQITDINRVFPGETMILPAVGGPSR, encoded by the coding sequence GCTCTACCTGGGCCGCGCCCATCGCGAGGTGCTGGCTACCCTGGAGTGGGGGCTGTCCGAACCGAGCGGCTTTACCCTGGTTACCGGCGAGACCGGCACCGGCAAGACCACGCTCATTTATTCGTTGTTGGCGCGCAGCCATCCCGAAGTCCGGATCGTTCATCTAAGCGATCCCAAACTGGGCTTTCGCGAGATGCTGGGGTTGGTGTTGGCTGAACTCAACATCAGGACCCGGTTCTCACGTCTGGCTCTGGTGCAAGGGTTCAATCAGGCGTTGGCCAACCTGGCACCCGATCGCCGCCTGGTCCTGCTCCTGGACGAGGCCCAGGGTTTATCCGACCAGACCTTAGAAGATTTACGTCTGCTGGCCAATCTGCCGGCCGCCACCCGCACTCCCTTGCAACTGATCCTGGTGGGCCAACCCGAATTGGCTGCTCGCCTGCGCCAGCCCCAGTTGCGCCAATTCAACGAGCGCATCGGCGCGCGCGCCCAATTGAGCCGGCTGGAGCGGCGCGAGGTGGCGCCCTACGTCGATTGTCGGCTGGGCGCGGTGGGTGGCAAAGCTACCACCATCTTTAGCCCCAGCGCGCTACGCCAGCTCGCGCGCCATTCCGAAGGGCTGCCACGCCGCATCAACGTGCTGTGTCACAACGCGATGTTGCTGGCCTATGTGGCTAACCAGCGCCGGGTAGGGGGGGGCATGGTGCGGGCCGCGGCGCGCGAGTACGGCGGCTGGTTGAGTGCGCGGGCAGGCGGATCGGCCCCAGCACCCGCGCGCCCGCGGCTGCGGCGGATGGGGCCGCTGGCGGCAGCGCTGATGCTGGGGCTGGCGGCCTGGCAAGGCTGGGAACATGGCGCACCCCATTCCCCAGCACGACCCGCGCGTGGCGGGATGCCTGCCGCGCGTCTCGTGCGCAACAGCGCTCCACGCCCCCTGGTGACAGCAATGGCGCCGGCGGCGATCGCCGCCGGTCCTGGCCCCATGGCGCAGGCCCACGACTCACAGCGCGCGCCGCTGGCCGCCCTACCCATCCCTAGCGTTGTCTCCAGCCTGCCGGCTCATCGTCAGATCGTCATCCATCCCGGCGACACGGTCGGCGCCCTGGCCCTGCAATATCTGGGCTCCAACGCCCAGCAAACCCTCGCCCAGGTCGCGCGCGTCAATCCGCAGATCACCGATATCAACCGGGTGTTCCCGGGAGAAACCATGATCCTTCCCGCCGTCGGAGGACCGTCTCGATGA
- a CDS encoding Gfo/Idh/MocA family oxidoreductase — translation MSFEPQVQKEGTAQPKLAPTLSGLAVVGLGYWGPNWVRNLSLLRCARRLVCCDLDAERRARIRQLYPGVETTDQFEDVLRDPTIRGLIIATPVSTHYPLARRALMAGKSVLVEKPLATASTEALELVQLAREQGLTLMAGHTFEYSAPVLKMRELIRSGELGEVFYISSVRANLGLFQHDINVAWDLATHDVSIILMLLGRLPEAVSCQGQSHYRCEVEDVALLTLWFANNVVAFIHVSWLDPNKIRRTTIVGSKKMLVYDDTATQEKIRIYDKGVTVLPYYDTYRDFQFSYRYGDIHIPRLEDTEPLKTECEHFSRCILTGERPATDGINGLRVVSVLEAAGCSLRQGGAQTAVRCPEVA, via the coding sequence ATGAGTTTTGAGCCTCAGGTCCAAAAAGAGGGCACCGCACAACCCAAACTGGCGCCCACGTTGAGCGGTTTGGCGGTGGTGGGTTTGGGCTATTGGGGTCCCAACTGGGTCCGTAACCTGAGCTTGTTGCGCTGCGCCCGCCGCCTGGTGTGCTGCGATTTGGACGCCGAGCGCCGCGCCCGTATCCGTCAGCTCTATCCCGGCGTGGAGACTACCGACCAATTCGAAGACGTGCTGCGAGACCCCACTATCCGTGGCCTCATCATCGCCACCCCGGTCAGCACCCATTATCCACTGGCCCGGCGCGCTTTAATGGCGGGCAAGTCGGTGCTGGTGGAAAAGCCGCTGGCAACCGCCAGCACGGAAGCACTGGAATTGGTCCAGCTCGCGCGCGAGCAGGGCTTGACCCTGATGGCCGGGCACACCTTCGAATACAGCGCCCCGGTACTCAAGATGCGTGAGCTGATTCGCTCGGGAGAGCTGGGCGAAGTCTTTTACATCAGTTCGGTGCGAGCCAACTTGGGGCTGTTCCAACATGACATCAACGTGGCCTGGGACCTGGCCACCCACGACGTCTCGATCATCCTGATGCTGCTGGGACGGCTGCCCGAGGCGGTCAGTTGCCAAGGCCAAAGCCATTACCGCTGCGAGGTCGAGGACGTAGCCCTGCTGACCCTGTGGTTCGCCAACAACGTGGTTGCCTTCATCCACGTGAGCTGGCTTGACCCCAACAAGATTCGCCGCACCACCATCGTCGGCTCCAAGAAGATGCTGGTGTACGACGACACTGCGACTCAGGAAAAAATCCGTATCTACGACAAAGGAGTGACCGTTTTGCCCTACTACGACACCTACCGCGACTTCCAGTTTTCCTATCGTTACGGCGACATTCATATCCCCCGTCTGGAGGATACCGAGCCCCTCAAGACTGAGTGCGAGCACTTCTCCCGCTGCATTCTGACCGGCGAGCGGCCCGCCACCGACGGTATCAACGGCTTGCGCGTGGTCAGCGTGCTGGAGGCAGCCGGCTGCTCGCTGCGACAAGGCGGCGCGCAAACCGCGGTGCGATGCCCGGAGGTGGCGTGA
- a CDS encoding acyltransferase has protein sequence MEGGGERPVGVAADVRLGRAVRLAPWINLYGCEIGEESRIGAFVEVQRGARIGARCKISSHSFICTGVVIEDEVFVGHGVIFINDRRPRAVNSQGQLQSEADWRLEPTVVRRGASLGSGAIIMCGVEIGAGALIGAGAVVTHNVAPGTCVMGSPARAHRRFGEGLR, from the coding sequence ATGGAGGGCGGTGGGGAACGTCCGGTGGGGGTCGCCGCCGATGTGCGCCTGGGGCGGGCGGTGCGTCTGGCGCCTTGGATCAACCTGTACGGCTGCGAGATCGGCGAAGAAAGTCGCATTGGAGCCTTTGTCGAGGTTCAACGCGGGGCTCGCATCGGCGCCCGTTGCAAAATCTCCAGCCACAGCTTCATCTGCACCGGGGTCGTGATCGAGGACGAGGTCTTCGTGGGGCATGGCGTGATTTTCATCAACGACCGCCGGCCCCGCGCGGTCAACTCCCAGGGACAGCTGCAAAGCGAAGCCGACTGGCGGCTGGAACCCACCGTGGTGCGCCGCGGCGCTTCTCTAGGCAGCGGCGCAATCATCATGTGCGGCGTGGAGATTGGTGCTGGAGCTTTGATCGGCGCGGGCGCGGTGGTCACCCATAACGTCGCGCCCGGCACCTGCGTGATGGGCTCGCCAGCGCGGGCGCATAGGCGCTTTGGGGAGGGGTTACGATGA
- a CDS encoding DegT/DnrJ/EryC1/StrS family aminotransferase, translating to MIKLVDLAAQNAEIMSQTEPALAELHRQTAYVGGPSVAAFENALAAYLGVKRTIGVGSGTDALRLALLAAGVGPGSEVLTVPLTFIATAEAIVQTGARPVLIDVDPIRRTMDPQAVRAYLQAGRWQTAQGPRALLPVHLYGLPAAMDELRRIGAQWHLPIIEDACQAHGARVLVGGRMLRAGAGGDFGCFSFYPGKNLGGWGEGGAIALNDEEKADQLARLRDHGRLSHYAHQEYGYNARLDSLQAVVLNAKLQRLEAWNARRRLIASWYSELLADSVVGLPAEPADCEPCYHLFVIESRRRDAIRQALLSAQIQCGIHYPVPLHLQPACRELGYRRGDFPISERLSDTVLSLPMHPHLSAREVQQVASVVRAAAGAGTSNV from the coding sequence ATGATCAAGTTGGTCGATCTGGCGGCCCAAAACGCCGAGATCATGTCCCAGACCGAACCCGCGCTGGCCGAGCTCCATCGCCAGACGGCTTATGTCGGCGGCCCGTCGGTCGCCGCCTTCGAGAATGCTCTGGCGGCCTACCTTGGCGTCAAGCGAACGATCGGAGTGGGCAGCGGCACTGACGCCTTGCGCTTGGCGCTGCTCGCGGCCGGGGTCGGTCCCGGAAGCGAGGTCTTGACCGTGCCATTGACCTTTATCGCGACCGCCGAGGCGATCGTTCAGACCGGTGCGCGGCCGGTGCTAATCGACGTCGACCCAATCCGGCGCACGATGGACCCCCAAGCCGTGCGCGCCTATCTGCAGGCCGGACGCTGGCAGACCGCGCAGGGGCCACGCGCCCTCTTACCGGTGCATCTGTATGGGCTGCCGGCGGCGATGGATGAATTGCGCAGGATCGGCGCGCAGTGGCACCTGCCCATCATTGAAGACGCCTGTCAGGCCCATGGCGCACGCGTGCTTGTGGGCGGGCGGATGCTACGAGCGGGCGCGGGGGGAGACTTCGGCTGCTTCAGCTTTTATCCCGGCAAAAATTTGGGCGGCTGGGGCGAGGGCGGGGCAATCGCCTTGAATGACGAGGAGAAGGCCGATCAGCTCGCGCGCCTGCGCGATCACGGTCGCCTGTCGCACTACGCCCACCAGGAATATGGCTACAACGCACGCCTGGACAGTCTGCAGGCGGTGGTTCTGAACGCCAAGCTGCAACGTCTAGAGGCCTGGAACGCGCGCCGACGCCTTATCGCTAGCTGGTATAGCGAGCTCCTGGCCGACAGCGTCGTGGGCCTACCTGCCGAACCGGCCGATTGCGAACCTTGCTACCACCTGTTCGTGATCGAGAGCCGGCGGCGCGACGCTATCCGCCAGGCTCTGCTCAGCGCTCAAATCCAGTGCGGAATCCATTATCCCGTACCCCTGCATCTGCAGCCCGCTTGCCGCGAGCTAGGCTATCGGCGCGGCGATTTTCCGATCAGCGAACGGCTGTCCGACACCGTGCTGTCGCTGCCCATGCATCCCCATCTGAGCGCGCGCGAGGTCCAGCAGGTCGCCAGCGTGGTACGCGCCGCCGCGGGCGCGGGGACAAGCAATGTTTGA
- a CDS encoding sugar transferase, whose amino-acid sequence MFDVEQRRQKVLFALVDQTALLGAAGLALALHDPAGAMAGQLRRTDPAALALALMAAALGWLLVFRSCGLYRLRNGGAQESVAVLKACVVALALTLFIAFLAHLQLSRLTLMLILPVSVLLVRSNRALLRRLIRHLYADPKIAIPVVIVGQDALAHYVCDRIREELTQYELLGFIGPECSAYRGPVLGGEPVLAELAARHRNLEVFIILPEDAPAELERIVRRCEELRVHWRMVPRLFGAPGRELLVDMIGAVPLIGPRCSNIEGLNLLLKRAFDIAAACAALLCAGPLMLLAGAALWLTQGRPLLFRQVRLGRHGRPFELLKFRTMTVSAADLIHRQYVQQWITAGAPAGAHFKLSEDPRVTAVGRWLRRFSLDELPQLINVLRGEMSLIGPRPALPYELELYQSWHRRRLDAPPGITGLWQVSGRNQLSFEQMVRLDIEYIDNWSLAKDLSILLRTLPAMLSGGGL is encoded by the coding sequence ATGTTTGACGTCGAGCAACGCCGACAAAAGGTTCTTTTCGCGCTGGTCGATCAAACCGCACTGCTGGGCGCAGCGGGTTTGGCGCTGGCGCTGCACGATCCCGCCGGCGCGATGGCCGGGCAGTTGCGCCGCACCGATCCTGCGGCCCTCGCGCTGGCCCTGATGGCGGCTGCTCTGGGCTGGCTATTGGTGTTTCGAAGCTGCGGCCTTTACCGTCTGCGCAATGGCGGCGCCCAGGAGTCCGTGGCGGTGCTCAAGGCTTGCGTCGTCGCTTTAGCGCTGACCTTGTTCATAGCCTTCCTGGCCCATCTGCAACTCTCGCGCCTGACCCTGATGCTGATTCTGCCGGTCAGCGTGCTGTTGGTGCGGAGCAATCGAGCCCTCCTGCGCCGCCTCATTCGCCACCTGTATGCCGATCCCAAAATCGCTATCCCCGTGGTGATCGTGGGGCAGGACGCGTTGGCCCACTACGTCTGCGATCGCATCCGAGAAGAGCTGACTCAGTATGAATTGCTGGGCTTTATCGGCCCAGAGTGCAGCGCTTATCGGGGTCCCGTGCTGGGTGGCGAGCCGGTGCTGGCCGAACTGGCCGCGCGCCATCGCAACCTGGAGGTGTTCATTATCCTGCCCGAGGATGCGCCGGCCGAGCTGGAACGGATCGTGCGGCGGTGCGAAGAGTTGCGCGTTCACTGGCGAATGGTGCCGCGGTTGTTTGGCGCGCCCGGGCGCGAGTTGCTGGTTGACATGATCGGCGCGGTCCCGTTGATCGGACCGCGCTGCAGCAATATCGAGGGATTAAACCTGCTCCTCAAGCGCGCCTTCGATATTGCCGCCGCCTGTGCGGCCCTGCTGTGCGCGGGCCCACTGATGCTGCTGGCGGGCGCGGCCCTGTGGCTGACCCAGGGCCGCCCACTGCTCTTCCGCCAAGTCCGGCTGGGGCGCCACGGCCGTCCCTTCGAGCTGCTCAAATTTCGCACCATGACGGTGTCCGCGGCCGATCTAATCCATCGCCAATACGTGCAGCAATGGATCACCGCCGGTGCGCCGGCGGGTGCTCACTTCAAGCTAAGCGAAGATCCGCGCGTGACGGCGGTGGGGCGCTGGCTGCGCCGCTTCAGCCTGGACGAACTGCCCCAACTCATCAACGTGCTGCGCGGCGAGATGAGCCTGATCGGTCCGCGGCCGGCGCTGCCCTACGAGCTGGAACTGTACCAGAGCTGGCATCGGCGCCGCCTGGATGCGCCACCGGGCATAACCGGACTATGGCAGGTCAGTGGGCGCAACCAGCTCTCCTTCGAACAGATGGTGCGGCTGGACATTGAATATATCGACAATTGGTCGCTGGCCAAGGATCTGAGCATCCTGTTGCGCACCCTGCCCGCCATGCTCAGCGGAGGTGGACTATGA
- a CDS encoding GNAT family N-acetyltransferase, with product MSQPAPVSAWDEQRHFHLRPWREALSAWHRLATQAEGATLYHREPWLRLLCECYGFELSLAAISDGHDLAAGCLLARPRSLLGARRVSLPFSDLCPPLALDHGALKDLLAGLLTQGSCELRGIDPGPPWHISDCFLHWSLDLRRSRAALERAADRNFRRQVRHAAAAGVEIVIGQAREDIDAFHALQVETRRRLGLLAQPRRFFHLARSIFPKSALQVWSARFKGRTVAAVVVLREGERLHAKWAARTVEAPAGANHLLFWSVVEHYAGSVHCLDLGRSDRHNSGLNRFKRELGAQALALPYAFYPRRPRYLSAEITTGALGLLAVIIRRLPRSLCNALGATFYRYLG from the coding sequence ATGAGCCAACCCGCGCCCGTCAGCGCATGGGACGAACAACGCCATTTCCATCTCCGGCCTTGGCGCGAAGCCCTCTCGGCCTGGCATCGGCTGGCGACCCAGGCCGAGGGTGCCACCCTCTACCATCGCGAGCCCTGGCTGCGGTTGTTATGCGAATGCTACGGCTTCGAGCTGAGTCTGGCCGCCATCAGCGACGGCCATGATCTAGCTGCCGGCTGCCTGTTGGCCCGTCCGCGCTCGCTGCTCGGGGCGCGCCGGGTCAGTCTACCCTTTTCAGATTTGTGCCCACCGCTGGCGCTGGATCACGGCGCGCTGAAGGATTTGTTAGCCGGTTTGCTGACCCAGGGTAGTTGCGAGCTGCGCGGTATCGATCCCGGACCGCCCTGGCACATCAGTGATTGCTTCCTCCATTGGAGCCTGGACCTGCGCCGCTCGCGGGCCGCGCTGGAGCGCGCCGCCGACCGCAATTTCCGCCGCCAAGTGCGTCACGCGGCCGCTGCCGGAGTGGAGATTGTGATCGGCCAGGCCCGCGAAGACATCGACGCCTTCCATGCACTGCAGGTGGAAACTCGCCGCCGGCTGGGACTGCTGGCCCAGCCGCGCCGCTTCTTTCACCTGGCCCGCTCGATTTTTCCCAAATCCGCTTTGCAGGTGTGGTCGGCACGCTTCAAGGGCCGTACGGTGGCCGCGGTAGTGGTGCTGCGCGAGGGTGAACGGCTGCACGCCAAATGGGCCGCGCGCACGGTGGAGGCGCCGGCGGGCGCCAATCATTTGCTCTTCTGGAGCGTGGTGGAGCATTACGCAGGCAGCGTGCACTGCCTGGATTTGGGGCGCAGCGACCGGCACAACAGCGGTCTCAACCGCTTCAAGCGCGAGCTGGGCGCGCAGGCGCTGGCGCTGCCGTATGCATTCTACCCGCGCCGCCCGCGCTATCTCAGCGCCGAGATCACCACCGGCGCGCTCGGCCTGCTGGCAGTCATAATTCGACGTTTGCCGCGCTCGCTGTGCAACGCGCTGGGCGCAACCTTCTACCGCTATCTGGGCTGA
- a CDS encoding glycosyltransferase family A protein, with the protein MSSPPYLAITPARDEAALLGQLVECMVAQQIRPQRWIIIDDSSRDATGEIIDQAARRYSFIEPVHLARQEGRAPGGESVIMQALPKPLWQGYDWLLRLDADLSFAPDFAALLLAEFARDPRLGIAGASLLEWRGGQWHAVGGPAFHTRGATKFYSRRCFEAIGGLEAGLGWDTVDEARAWMKGFTTRTFLHVQARHHRPCGGARGFARLRLAQGVAAYNAGYSPLFMMARALRQLTANPPLATPLLMLASYWASCLRRRPRLAEPQLVRFIRHQQHRRLLLRTSLWR; encoded by the coding sequence ATGAGCTCACCGCCATATCTGGCCATCACTCCAGCCCGCGACGAAGCCGCCCTGCTCGGGCAGCTCGTTGAATGCATGGTCGCGCAGCAGATCCGTCCGCAGCGCTGGATCATCATCGACGACAGCTCGCGCGACGCCACCGGCGAGATAATCGACCAGGCCGCGCGCCGCTATTCCTTCATCGAACCCGTTCATCTTGCGCGCCAGGAAGGCCGTGCACCGGGCGGCGAATCAGTCATCATGCAGGCTCTGCCTAAACCGTTGTGGCAGGGCTACGACTGGTTGCTGCGGCTGGACGCCGATTTAAGCTTCGCGCCCGACTTCGCCGCCTTGCTGCTGGCTGAATTCGCGCGCGATCCGCGTCTTGGGATAGCCGGCGCCAGCCTGTTGGAATGGCGCGGCGGACAATGGCATGCGGTCGGCGGTCCGGCCTTCCATACCCGCGGCGCCACCAAGTTCTATTCGCGCCGCTGCTTCGAGGCGATCGGCGGCCTGGAAGCGGGCCTGGGCTGGGATACGGTGGACGAAGCGCGGGCCTGGATGAAAGGCTTTACCACCCGTACCTTTCTTCACGTCCAGGCCCGCCATCATCGCCCCTGCGGGGGGGCACGCGGCTTTGCGCGCTTGCGGCTGGCACAGGGGGTGGCGGCTTATAACGCAGGCTACTCACCTCTATTCATGATGGCGCGCGCGCTGCGTCAACTCACCGCCAATCCGCCGCTGGCGACACCGCTTCTCATGCTAGCCAGCTACTGGGCCTCCTGCCTGAGGCGGCGGCCGCGGCTGGCTGAACCACAACTGGTGCGCTTTATCCGCCACCAACAACATCGCCGCTTGTTGCTGAGGACAAGTCTATGGCGTTAG
- a CDS encoding glycosyltransferase family 4 protein produces MRRALIIAYTTYIHDGRVKRHAEALAERGDEVDVICLATTPPVIASKVNVIGIRIPRYRGASRLNYITSYLRFFTRAATLATRRTLAQRYDVVMVCTMPDAAVLCALLPKLLGSAVVLDVHDTMPELYQDKFPGRRGYIGARLLLLEERASALLADRVLAVHEPHQRRLERAGVAAHKIRTVMNVPDPNLFQWQAESLRFVQDDDQRRFTVVCHGTLTERLGLEVAFKAISLVAEQLPRLHLRVIGTGDYLAHANELVVAMGLTSRVTFHDPVPIERLPALLREAAVGLVPNHPSGATHLMLPVKLLEYAMLGIPVVSARLRTIEHYFDPAAIAYFQPDDPTALARSLSRLYHDPALRATLARNAYEIVRELGRTQRERYYRAIDSLLPEQEA; encoded by the coding sequence ATGAGGCGAGCCCTGATAATAGCCTACACCACCTATATTCACGACGGACGGGTCAAGCGCCACGCCGAAGCGCTGGCCGAGCGCGGCGATGAAGTGGACGTTATTTGCCTAGCTACTACCCCGCCGGTTATCGCCAGCAAGGTCAACGTGATCGGAATCCGCATCCCACGCTACCGTGGCGCCAGCCGCCTGAATTACATCACCAGCTATCTCCGCTTCTTCACCCGCGCCGCGACCTTGGCCACGCGCCGCACCCTGGCCCAGCGCTACGACGTGGTGATGGTGTGCACGATGCCCGACGCCGCGGTCTTGTGCGCGCTGCTACCCAAGCTGCTGGGCAGCGCAGTTGTGCTCGACGTGCACGACACGATGCCCGAGCTGTATCAGGACAAATTCCCCGGCCGACGCGGCTATATCGGAGCTCGCCTGCTGCTGCTGGAAGAACGCGCCAGCGCGCTGCTGGCCGATCGGGTGCTGGCGGTACACGAACCCCATCAGCGTCGCTTGGAGCGGGCCGGAGTGGCGGCCCACAAGATCCGCACCGTGATGAACGTGCCCGACCCCAACCTGTTCCAATGGCAAGCCGAGAGCTTGCGATTCGTCCAGGACGATGATCAACGACGCTTCACCGTAGTCTGCCACGGCACGCTGACCGAACGCTTGGGACTGGAGGTCGCCTTCAAGGCGATAAGCCTGGTGGCGGAGCAATTGCCGCGGCTGCACTTGCGCGTGATCGGGACCGGCGATTATCTGGCACACGCCAACGAGTTGGTGGTGGCGATGGGCCTGACCTCCCGCGTCACCTTTCACGATCCGGTGCCGATCGAGCGGCTGCCCGCGCTCTTGCGCGAGGCGGCGGTGGGGCTGGTGCCCAACCATCCCAGCGGTGCCACCCACCTGATGCTGCCGGTCAAACTGTTGGAGTACGCGATGCTGGGTATTCCGGTGGTCAGCGCCCGCCTGCGTACCATCGAGCATTATTTCGACCCAGCCGCCATTGCTTATTTCCAACCCGACGATCCGACGGCGCTGGCGCGCTCGCTGAGCCGGCTTTACCACGACCCCGCATTGCGCGCGACGCTGGCGCGCAATGCTTATGAAATCGTGCGCGAGTTGGGGCGCACGCAACGCGAGCGTTATTACCGTGCGATCGATTCCTTACTTCCCGAGCAGGAGGCCTGA
- a CDS encoding HAD-IIIC family phosphatase: protein MFELDQYEPSLRRGPALQPRTSYQPARDIGAMALLGWAEHCVECAAPQCYASCDLYQPRPDRRCRRFKYGALKNPAFPCLRGYGVEVSFKKWGKLEALGTSVLRPATAVMRWERMIERGTPLSNRLARLLYRWSGDWRHAQLTYTAVSKLLRQLDRHQRGNMPDAFLLEVYNPGEQPVALQIVFRILPGGTAASSASCAPIIRTCTLPPGYSRHEIDAAQLRPLLEGALPFLISLQPEGDEEAQLVFLSADLVRWNTPRPGAGGAIKCVVWDLDNTMWEGILVEGDQVCLRAGMRELLEELDRRGILHSIASKNDHAAAVKQLTELGVVDYFLYPQIDWQPKSLKLKAIAEALNLGLDSFAFIDDNPFELAEVARALPTVLVLGADRIATLLSDPRFAGSTTAEARQRRRLYQQQIEREQDLQAFGGDYLGFLASCAMVLELSTYHPDDAQRVAELAQRTNQLNFSGHKYSREELAQVLADERLDKYVLRCSDRYGGYGTVGFCVVRSVTQLEVIDFMLSCRVQGRMVEQAFFGHLLTHHNASGATCLRLNFRATQRNQAARAVLQALGANVSETGLAVLTVALDRLRCEFVSVRCAACAQPPTA, encoded by the coding sequence ATGTTCGAGCTGGATCAGTACGAACCCTCGCTACGCCGGGGGCCTGCGCTACAACCGCGCACCAGCTATCAGCCCGCCCGAGATATCGGCGCGATGGCGTTGCTTGGGTGGGCCGAACACTGCGTGGAGTGTGCCGCGCCCCAATGCTACGCCAGCTGCGACCTCTACCAACCCCGCCCCGACCGACGCTGCCGCCGCTTTAAGTACGGCGCGTTGAAGAATCCGGCCTTTCCTTGCCTGCGTGGTTATGGGGTGGAGGTGAGCTTCAAGAAATGGGGCAAATTGGAAGCGCTCGGCACTTCCGTCCTGCGTCCAGCCACCGCCGTCATGCGCTGGGAGCGGATGATTGAGCGCGGCACGCCGCTGAGCAACCGGCTGGCTCGCCTACTCTATCGCTGGTCGGGCGATTGGCGGCATGCGCAATTGACCTATACCGCCGTCAGCAAGCTGCTGCGCCAACTTGACCGCCACCAGCGCGGCAACATGCCTGACGCCTTTTTGCTGGAAGTCTATAATCCTGGCGAGCAGCCGGTGGCACTGCAGATAGTCTTCCGGATTTTGCCTGGAGGAACGGCCGCGAGCAGCGCCAGCTGCGCCCCGATTATCAGAACCTGCACCTTGCCTCCGGGCTACTCGCGCCACGAAATCGATGCGGCCCAGCTTCGGCCGCTGCTGGAGGGTGCACTGCCCTTTCTCATCTCCCTGCAACCCGAGGGCGACGAAGAGGCCCAGCTGGTTTTCCTGAGCGCCGACTTGGTGCGCTGGAACACACCGCGCCCGGGTGCGGGCGGGGCTATCAAATGCGTGGTGTGGGATCTGGACAACACCATGTGGGAGGGCATTTTGGTCGAGGGCGACCAGGTCTGCCTGCGCGCCGGGATGCGCGAACTGCTGGAAGAATTGGACCGGCGTGGGATCTTGCATAGCATCGCCAGCAAAAACGACCACGCCGCCGCAGTCAAACAATTGACCGAGCTGGGGGTGGTCGACTACTTCCTCTATCCGCAAATCGATTGGCAGCCCAAAAGCCTTAAGCTCAAGGCGATCGCCGAGGCGCTCAATCTGGGCCTGGACAGCTTCGCCTTTATCGACGACAACCCTTTTGAGCTGGCTGAAGTCGCCCGAGCCTTGCCTACCGTGCTCGTCCTGGGCGCCGACCGTATCGCCACCTTACTCAGCGACCCGCGTTTTGCCGGCAGCACCACCGCTGAAGCCCGCCAACGGCGGCGCCTCTACCAGCAACAAATCGAACGCGAGCAGGACCTGCAGGCTTTCGGCGGGGACTACCTGGGCTTTCTGGCCAGTTGCGCGATGGTGCTGGAGCTGAGCACCTACCATCCTGACGATGCGCAACGGGTCGCCGAGCTGGCACAGCGCACCAATCAGCTTAACTTCTCAGGCCACAAATATAGCCGCGAAGAACTGGCCCAGGTGCTGGCGGATGAGCGGCTGGATAAGTACGTCTTGCGTTGTTCGGATCGCTACGGCGGCTATGGAACGGTTGGTTTTTGCGTAGTTCGTTCGGTCACGCAGCTTGAAGTAATCGACTTCATGCTTTCCTGCCGGGTGCAGGGCCGAATGGTGGAGCAGGCCTTCTTCGGACATCTGCTGACTCATCATAACGCAAGTGGAGCAACTTGCCTGCGGTTGAATTTCCGCGCCACCCAACGTAATCAGGCGGCGCGCGCGGTTCTCCAAGCGCTGGGTGCCAACGTCAGCGAAACCGGCCTCGCGGTGCTGACTGTGGCCCTGGACCGCTTACGCTGCGAATTCGTAAGCGTGCGTTGCGCGGCCTGTGCGCAACCGCCCACGGCCTGA